A single region of the Archaeoglobaceae archaeon genome encodes:
- a CDS encoding HAMP domain-containing sensor histidine kinase — protein MNGKPYCIIVYTDVSDRIALQKRIEDLNEYLKLLNSMLRHDILNIFTRVYTFLELLEEESQHKLIQKVKNAVNTGIELVKKMKELESSAEIKREPYNLRSVLEEVANSYGVKILFEGEDATVIANEGIYSIFSNLISNAVKHGKATEVRVKVSSDSEKVEVILEDNGKGIPRDFVSKLFTKGFTTGGSGLGLFIVKQLIKSLDGDIELIDPNKASFLLRFKKAPTQKLERGTGEISTSLT, from the coding sequence ATGAATGGAAAGCCCTATTGCATAATAGTCTACACCGATGTCTCCGATAGAATTGCTTTGCAGAAAAGAATAGAAGATCTTAACGAATATCTCAAACTGCTGAATAGCATGCTGAGACATGACATATTAAATATCTTCACGAGGGTGTACACATTTTTGGAACTTTTGGAGGAAGAATCCCAGCACAAATTGATCCAGAAAGTGAAAAACGCAGTAAATACCGGTATAGAACTCGTAAAAAAGATGAAAGAACTGGAATCTTCAGCAGAAATTAAAAGAGAGCCATACAACCTGAGAAGTGTCCTTGAAGAAGTCGCTAACAGTTATGGGGTCAAGATTTTATTCGAAGGGGAAGACGCAACTGTTATTGCTAACGAAGGGATTTACAGCATTTTTAGCAATTTAATCAGCAATGCAGTTAAACACGGTAAAGCCACAGAAGTCAGGGTAAAGGTCTCGAGTGACTCAGAAAAAGTAGAGGTCATATTAGAGGATAACGGAAAAGGTATACCAAGAGATTTCGTCTCTAAATTGTTCACTAAGGGCTTCACTACTGGAGGTAGCGGTCTGGGTTTGTTTATTGTAAAACAACTCATAAAGAGTCTTGACGGTGACATTGAACTTATAGATCCGAACAAAGCTTCATTCTTGCTAAGATTTAAAAAAGCTCCAACTCAAAAATTAGAGAGGGGAACTGGAGAAATAAGCACTTCTTTAACTTAA